From Carettochelys insculpta isolate YL-2023 chromosome 22, ASM3395843v1, whole genome shotgun sequence, one genomic window encodes:
- the LOC142024760 gene encoding uncharacterized protein LOC142024760, with the protein MFRLGRLPRVPRLPQGAGVGSRGRGAASSPAEMCPSPFSPATRGAPASGSAAAPALQRQSEDMAVAAAAAEAVTLEEVSVCFSEEEWALLAPGQRALYREVMQENYQTVRWLGEGTLHENDEESLHLEGPEQMAPWEMLLGRSEGHVFQSPEHTETCETQLSPERPQGNHAGEGQGNSSHRSGRVKRDKETTQQTSPHPQGFSTCSECGKMFQWRQALVLHQRTHTRGRPFTLSDCRNNFTQDSKVISHQATHPTERMCDGPDSGNSLHCPSSITEQQRNHGAEKPFNCSDCGKSFTRRSNLKRHHKIHTRDKCFNCSACGKSFREHSHLVAHKRIHTGEKHFNCSDCGKSFTRRSNLNSHHKIHTRDKPFNCSECGKSFREHSHLVAHQRIHTGEKPYNCSDCGKSFSWHSCLIQHQILHAGEMPYKCSDCGKSFLRRKSLLDHQTTHTGKKPYNCLDCGKSFTRHSNLNRHHKIHMRDKVFKCSECGKSFREHSHLVAHQRIHTGEKPYKCSACGKRFSRRSCLIRHQILHAGEMPYKCSDCGKSFHRRTSLLKHPRTHTEEKPFNCPACGKSFSQRSYLVKHQTVHARKIPYNYSDCGKSFHQRSDVVRPRRIHTGEKRFSCSDCGKSFSRRSNLKSHLKIHTGEKLFNCSHCGTIFSRRSNLKSHLEIHTGEKLYNCSHCGKSFRRSSNLSDHERIHTGEKPFSCFVCRKSFSQRSTLIHHQRTHAGEKPFCCSDCGEKRQSVL; encoded by the exons ATGTTCCGCCTCGGCCGCTTGCCCCGAGTTCCGCGTCTGCCCCAGGGAGCGGGTGTGGGGAGCCGGGGGCGCGGAGCGGCTTCCAGCCCGGCTGAGATGTGCCCGTCGCCCTTCTCCCCTGCCACGCGCGGAGCCCCCGCGTCCGGCTCCGCAGcagccccggccctgcagagacagagcgaggacatggcggtggcggcggcggcggcggaggcggtgaccttggaggaggtgtctgtgtgtttctcggAGGAGGAATGGGCgctgctggccccggggcagagagccctctacagggaggtgatgcaggagaattaccagaccgtgcgctggctgg gtgaggggACACTGCATGAGAACGATGAGGAGAGTCTTCACCTGGAAGGACCAGAGCAGATGGCTCCATGGGAGATGTTACTGGGGAGGTCTGAAGGCCACGTTTTTCAGAGTCCTGAGCACACAGAGACCTGTGAGACGCAGCTTAGCCCAGAAAGGCCgcagggaaaccatgcaggggagggtCAGGGTAACTCCAGCCACAGGAGCGGAAGAGTGAAAAGAGATAAAGAAACCACTCAACAGacatcccctcatccccaggggtTCTCCACTTGCAGTGAGTGTGGGAAAATGTTCCAATGGAGACAGGCCCTTGTTTTACACCAGAGAACACACACAAGAGGGAGACCCTTCACCTTGTCTGACTGTAGGAATAACTTCACTCAGGACTCAAAGGTTATTAGCCATCAGGCAACGCATCCCACTGAGAGAATGTgtgatggccctgacagtgggaACAGCCTCCACTGCCCATCAAGTATTACCGAACAGCAGAGAAACCACGGAGCAGAGAAGCCCTTCAACTGCTCGGACTGCGGGAAGAGCTTCACGCGGCGCTCAAATCTTAAACGTCATCACAAAATCCACACGAGGGACAAATGCTTTAACTGCTCGgcgtgtgggaaaagcttcagggaACACTCCCACCTGGTCGCACACAAAAGAATTCACACGGGAGAGAAACATTTTAACTGCTCGGACTGTGGGAAGAGCTTCACCCGTCGCTCAAATCTGAACAGTCATCACAAAATTCACACGAGGGACAAACCCTTTAACTGCTCTGAGTGCGGGAAGAGCTTCAGGGAACACTCCCACCTCGTCGCACACCAGAGAATTCACACGGGAGAGAAACCCTATAACTGCTCGGACTGTGGGAAGAGCTTCAGCTGGCACTCCTGCCTCATCCAGCATCAGATACTGCATGCAGGAGAGATGCCCTACAAGTGCTCagactgcgggaaaagcttccTTCGGCGCAAAAGTCTTCTTGATCATCAGACAACCCACACAGGAAAGAAACCCTATAACTGCCTGGACTGCGGGAAGAGCTTCACACGACATTCAAATCTTAATAGACATCACAAAATCCACATGCGGGACAAAGTCTTTAAGTGCTCTgagtgcgggaaaagcttcagggaACACTCCCACCTGGTCGCACACCAGAGAATTCACACGGGAGAGAAGCCCTATAAGTGCTCTGCCTGCGGGAAGAGATTCAGTCGGCGGTCCTGCCTTATCCGGCATCAGATATTGCATGCAGGAGAGATGCCCTACAAGTGCTCagactgcgggaaaagcttccATAGGCGCACAAGTCTTCTCAAGCATCCGAGAACTCACACTgaagagaaacccttcaactgtcctgcctgtgggaaaagcttcagtcagcGCTCGTACCTGGTTAAGCATCAGACGGTACATGCTAGAAAGATTCCTTATAACTACTCTGACTGTGGGAAGAGCTTCCACCAGAGGTCAGACGTTGTTAGACCTAGGCGaatccacactggagagaaacgcttcagctgctctgactgtgggaaaagcttcagtcggcGCTCCAATCTTAAGAGCCATCTTAagatccacacaggagagaaactctTTAACTGCTCTCACTGCGGGACAATCTTTAGTCGTCGCTCAAATCTTAAGAGCCATCTTGAAATCCACACGGGAGAGAAACTTTATAACTGCTCTCACTGTGGGAAGAGCTTCCGTCGGAGTTCAAACCTTAGTGATCATgagagaattcacacaggagaaAAACCCTTCAGCTGCTTTGTTTGCAGGAAAAGCTTTAGTCAGCGCTCAACCCTTAttcatcatcagagaacccacgcCGGAGAGAaacccttctgctgctctgactgtggagAAAAGCGCCAGTCAGTGCTCTAA